The proteins below come from a single Benincasa hispida cultivar B227 chromosome 4, ASM972705v1, whole genome shotgun sequence genomic window:
- the LOC120075498 gene encoding ubiquitin carboxyl-terminal hydrolase 26 isoform X3, with the protein MSRPTTRSKNKRHKQEDNADNSSDLLRKIHSSGTITNDDINQLYMIWKPVCQGCRLNTKDNPNCFCGLIPPPTGSRKVGLWQKISEIVQALGSDPSKDQRTSPDFPAGLTNLGATCYANSILQCLYMNKCFREGIFSVESDVLKQNPVLDQLVRLFALLHASKMAFVDSFPFIKTLELDNGVQQDSHEFLTLLLSLLEHCLSHSKVSKAKTVVQDLFRGSVSHVTTCSQCGKDSEASSKMEDFYELELNVLGLKSLNESLNDYLSVEELHGDNQYFCESCKSRVNATRSIKLRTLPPVLNFQLKRCVFLPKTTTKKKITSALSFPGVLDMRERLAESSQSESIYDLSAVLIHKGTAVNSGHYIAHIKDEITGQWWEFDDEHVSKLGHHPFGEKSSNANSKSVRTELAVPLGSKEEVNATAEENTSNGVLQQSTESGVPCPTDVFSSNDAYMLMYNLRCTGKATNGVTHCNVNSKEVEGNMVHFQDGLFLPSHLCDEISSLNESYVIACQEYESKKEVELGCINDRRQEVRSILSEAPVHSLEEPFCWISIDWLRQWADKVSPPILDNSPIQCLHGKVPMSKVTSIKRLSMKAWDKLFSKYDGGPKLTNEDICMDCLIAGARNVVCADSYRDRRISMKEIALSALSGNYPNGAYVVSRTWLQQWVKRKILDAPSEADAEPTASIKCPHGQLLPEQAAGAKRVLVPEDLWLLIYEDALAVKPDDPTGVPTFPSDAIQCSLCSEELSEVAVMEDSIRGVKLKQRQNHERLAVGKFIPLSLPCKYYLVPTSWLSKWRNYINASGKSASFVEKPENLDGVINFLRCEKHSRLLERPPELICKRGTVQQKSARTTGSFSVKSGKVVRHAASLPWLSQVAV; encoded by the exons ATGAGCCGACCGACTACACGTAGCAAGAACAAAAGGCATAAACAAGAGGATAATGCTGATAACAGCTCTGATTTATTGAG GAAAATTCACTCATCTGGGACAATAACCAACGATGACATCAACCAGCTCTATATGATCTGGAAGCCAGTTTGTCAAGGATGCCGGTTGAATACTAAGGATAACCCAAATTGTTTCTGTGGGCTGATTCCACCTCCTACTGGGAGCCGGAAGGTTGGACTATGGCAAAAGATTTCAGAAATTGTGCAGGCTCTTGGTTCAGATCCTTCCAAGGATCAACGGACTTCTCCCGACTTTCCTGCTGGTCTTACAAATCTTGGTGCAACATGCTATGCCAATAGCATCCTTCAGTGTCTATACATGAACAAGTGCTTCAGGGAAGGCATATTTTCTGTGGAGTCAGATGTTCTTAAACAAAATCCAGTTCTGGATCAGCTTGTACGACTCTTTGCTCTCCTCCATGCCAGTAAAATGGCTTTTGTGGATTCATTCCCTTTCATAAAAACATTGGAGTTAGATAATGGAGTCCAGCAGGATAGTCATGAGTTCCTGACTTTGCTTCTTTCTCTACTGGAGCATTGCTTGAGTCACTCAAAGGTTTCTAAAGCAAAAACTGTCGTTCAAGATCTTTTTCGTGGAAGCGTGTCTCATGTAACTAC GTGCTCACAGTGCGGAAAAGATTCAGAAGCCTCTTCCAAAATGGAGGATTTCTATGAGTTGGAGTTGAATGTTCTGGGcttgaaaagtttaaatgaAAGTTTAAATGATTATCTTAGTGTGGAAGAGCTTCATGGTGATAATCAATACTTTTGTGAGTCATGTAAATCCAGAGTTAATGCCACTCGCAGTATCAAGCTACGTACATTGCCCCCTGTTCTAAATTTTCAGCTTAAGCGATGTGTTTTTCTTCCAAAG ACTAcaacaaagaagaaaatcaCATCTGCACTTTCTTTTCCTGGAGTGTTGGATATGCGGGAGAGGCTAGCTGAGTCTTCTCAGTCTGAATCAATATATGACTTGTCAGCAGTTCTGATTCATAAAGGTACTGCTGTCAACAGTGGCCATTACATAGCTCACATCAAGGATGAAATTACAGGGCAGTGGTGGGAATTTGATGACGAACACGTCTCCAAATTAGGTCATCATCCATTTGGAGAAAAATCATCAAATGCTAATTCTAAATCTGTTAGAACTGAGTTAGCTGTTCCGTTGGGTTCCAAGGAAGAAGTAAATGCTACTGCTGAAGAGAATACATCGAATGGGGTTCTTCAGCAATCAACAGAGTCTGGTGTCCCTTGTCCCACTGATGTCTTTTCATCTAATGATGCCTATATGCTGATGTATAATTTAAGGTGCACGGGGAAGGCCACAAATGGAGTTACTCACTGTAATGTTAATAGTAAAGAAGTAGAAGGCAACATGGTTCATTTCCAGGACGGTCTGTTTCTTCCATCACATCTGTGTGATGAGATAAGTAGTTTAAATGAATCATATGTTATAGCTTGCCAAGAATATGAATCAAAGAAGGAAGTTGAACTGGGTTGTATCAATGATCGGAGACAAGAGGTCCGATCAATTTTGTCTGAAGCCCCTGTTCACTCACTTGAGGAACCTTTTTGTTGGATTTCCATAGACTGGCTTCGCCAATGGGCTGATAAGGTCTCCCCACC CATTCTTGATAATTCACCTATACAGTGTTTGCACGGAAAAGTTCCAATGTCAAAGGTAACCTCCATAAAGAGATTGTCCATGAAGGCTTGGGATAAGCTATTCTCCAAG TATGATGGGGGCCCGAAACTGACGAATGAAGATATCTGTATGGATTGCCTTATTGCTGGTGCTCGAAATGTAGTTTGTGCTGACAGCTACAGAGACCGAAGAATAtcaatgaaagaaattgcattaAGTGCACTTTCGGGCAATTATCCAAATGGAGCATATGTTGTTTCTAGGACATG GTTGCAACAGTGGgttaaaaggaaaattcttGATGCTCCTTCTGAAGCTGATGCTGAACCAACGGCCTCAATCAAGTGTCCTCATGGACAACTTTTGCCAGAGCAAGCTGCTGGAGCTAAGCGAGTGCTGGTTCCAGAAGATCTCTGGCTTCTCATATATGAAGATGCATTAGCTGTAAAACCTGATGATCCTACAGGGGTTCCAACTTTTCCCTCAGATGCAATACAATGTTCTCTGTGCAGTGAGGAATTATCTGAAGTGGCAGTTATGGAAGATTCTATAAG AGGAGTGAAGCTTAAACAGCGACAAAATCACGAAAGATTAGCCGTTGGAAAATTCATTCCACTTTCTCTGCCTTGCAAGTATTATTTGGTGCCTACGTCATGGCTTTCAAAGTGGAGAAACTACATCAATGCAAGTGGAAAGAGTGCTTCATTTGTAGAGAAGCCTGAAAATTTGGATGGCGTGATCAATTTTCTGAGGTGTGAAAAG CATTCACGCCTCCTTGAAAGACCTCCTGAGCTGATCTGCAAACGTGGTACGGTGCAGCAGAAGTCCGCT AGAACGACTGGAAGTTTTTCTGTGAAGAGTGGGAAGGTAGTGAGGCATGCGGCATCTCTGCCGTGGTTGAGTCAAGTAGCTGTGTAG
- the LOC120075498 gene encoding ubiquitin carboxyl-terminal hydrolase 26 isoform X1, which produces MSRPTTRSKNKRHKQEDNADNSSDLLRKIHSSGTITNDDINQLYMIWKPVCQGCRLNTKDNPNCFCGLIPPPTGSRKVGLWQKISEIVQALGSDPSKDQRTSPDFPAGLTNLGATCYANSILQCLYMNKCFREGIFSVESDVLKQNPVLDQLVRLFALLHASKMAFVDSFPFIKTLELDNGVQQDSHEFLTLLLSLLEHCLSHSKVSKAKTVVQDLFRGSVSHVTTCSQCGKDSEASSKMEDFYELELNVLGLKSLNESLNDYLSVEELHGDNQYFCESCKSRVNATRSIKLRTLPPVLNFQLKRCVFLPKTTTKKKITSALSFPGVLDMRERLAESSQSESIYDLSAVLIHKGTAVNSGHYIAHIKDEITGQWWEFDDEHVSKLGHHPFGEKSSNANSKSVRTELAVPLGSKEEVNATAEENTSNGVLQQSTESGVPCPTDVFSSNDAYMLMYNLRCTGKATNGVTHCNVNSKEVEGNMVHFQDGLFLPSHLCDEISSLNESYVIACQEYESKKEVELGCINDRRQEVRSILSEAPVHSLEEPFCWISIDWLRQWADKVSPPILDNSPIQCLHGKVPMSKVTSIKRLSMKAWDKLFSKYDGGPKLTNEDICMDCLIAGARNVVCADSYRDRRISMKEIALSALSGNYPNGAYVVSRTWLQQWVKRKILDAPSEADAEPTASIKCPHGQLLPEQAAGAKRVLVPEDLWLLIYEDALAVKPDDPTGVPTFPSDAIQCSLCSEELSEVAVMEDSIRGVKLKQRQNHERLAVGKFIPLSLPCKYYLVPTSWLSKWRNYINASGKSASFVEKPENLDGVINFLRCEKHSRLLERPPELICKRGTVQQKSAADVLTIISENDWKFFCEEWEGSEACGISAVVESSSCVGNDMDGSSKEKTMTEEDLCSNDEVNNGDFKQFLLKTDPEICEECIGERESCELMQKLNYTGEDICVYFSRGKEAPKSILEAPESTVDPDRRISKRARKTNSGNFVNLKVSGSTSVYQLKMMIWECFGVVKENQILRKGNRIIDGETDTLADKNIFPGDKLWVMDSEIHEHRDIADELSDPKMNVQHTEEGFRGTLLAANVSSEVV; this is translated from the exons ATGAGCCGACCGACTACACGTAGCAAGAACAAAAGGCATAAACAAGAGGATAATGCTGATAACAGCTCTGATTTATTGAG GAAAATTCACTCATCTGGGACAATAACCAACGATGACATCAACCAGCTCTATATGATCTGGAAGCCAGTTTGTCAAGGATGCCGGTTGAATACTAAGGATAACCCAAATTGTTTCTGTGGGCTGATTCCACCTCCTACTGGGAGCCGGAAGGTTGGACTATGGCAAAAGATTTCAGAAATTGTGCAGGCTCTTGGTTCAGATCCTTCCAAGGATCAACGGACTTCTCCCGACTTTCCTGCTGGTCTTACAAATCTTGGTGCAACATGCTATGCCAATAGCATCCTTCAGTGTCTATACATGAACAAGTGCTTCAGGGAAGGCATATTTTCTGTGGAGTCAGATGTTCTTAAACAAAATCCAGTTCTGGATCAGCTTGTACGACTCTTTGCTCTCCTCCATGCCAGTAAAATGGCTTTTGTGGATTCATTCCCTTTCATAAAAACATTGGAGTTAGATAATGGAGTCCAGCAGGATAGTCATGAGTTCCTGACTTTGCTTCTTTCTCTACTGGAGCATTGCTTGAGTCACTCAAAGGTTTCTAAAGCAAAAACTGTCGTTCAAGATCTTTTTCGTGGAAGCGTGTCTCATGTAACTAC GTGCTCACAGTGCGGAAAAGATTCAGAAGCCTCTTCCAAAATGGAGGATTTCTATGAGTTGGAGTTGAATGTTCTGGGcttgaaaagtttaaatgaAAGTTTAAATGATTATCTTAGTGTGGAAGAGCTTCATGGTGATAATCAATACTTTTGTGAGTCATGTAAATCCAGAGTTAATGCCACTCGCAGTATCAAGCTACGTACATTGCCCCCTGTTCTAAATTTTCAGCTTAAGCGATGTGTTTTTCTTCCAAAG ACTAcaacaaagaagaaaatcaCATCTGCACTTTCTTTTCCTGGAGTGTTGGATATGCGGGAGAGGCTAGCTGAGTCTTCTCAGTCTGAATCAATATATGACTTGTCAGCAGTTCTGATTCATAAAGGTACTGCTGTCAACAGTGGCCATTACATAGCTCACATCAAGGATGAAATTACAGGGCAGTGGTGGGAATTTGATGACGAACACGTCTCCAAATTAGGTCATCATCCATTTGGAGAAAAATCATCAAATGCTAATTCTAAATCTGTTAGAACTGAGTTAGCTGTTCCGTTGGGTTCCAAGGAAGAAGTAAATGCTACTGCTGAAGAGAATACATCGAATGGGGTTCTTCAGCAATCAACAGAGTCTGGTGTCCCTTGTCCCACTGATGTCTTTTCATCTAATGATGCCTATATGCTGATGTATAATTTAAGGTGCACGGGGAAGGCCACAAATGGAGTTACTCACTGTAATGTTAATAGTAAAGAAGTAGAAGGCAACATGGTTCATTTCCAGGACGGTCTGTTTCTTCCATCACATCTGTGTGATGAGATAAGTAGTTTAAATGAATCATATGTTATAGCTTGCCAAGAATATGAATCAAAGAAGGAAGTTGAACTGGGTTGTATCAATGATCGGAGACAAGAGGTCCGATCAATTTTGTCTGAAGCCCCTGTTCACTCACTTGAGGAACCTTTTTGTTGGATTTCCATAGACTGGCTTCGCCAATGGGCTGATAAGGTCTCCCCACC CATTCTTGATAATTCACCTATACAGTGTTTGCACGGAAAAGTTCCAATGTCAAAGGTAACCTCCATAAAGAGATTGTCCATGAAGGCTTGGGATAAGCTATTCTCCAAG TATGATGGGGGCCCGAAACTGACGAATGAAGATATCTGTATGGATTGCCTTATTGCTGGTGCTCGAAATGTAGTTTGTGCTGACAGCTACAGAGACCGAAGAATAtcaatgaaagaaattgcattaAGTGCACTTTCGGGCAATTATCCAAATGGAGCATATGTTGTTTCTAGGACATG GTTGCAACAGTGGgttaaaaggaaaattcttGATGCTCCTTCTGAAGCTGATGCTGAACCAACGGCCTCAATCAAGTGTCCTCATGGACAACTTTTGCCAGAGCAAGCTGCTGGAGCTAAGCGAGTGCTGGTTCCAGAAGATCTCTGGCTTCTCATATATGAAGATGCATTAGCTGTAAAACCTGATGATCCTACAGGGGTTCCAACTTTTCCCTCAGATGCAATACAATGTTCTCTGTGCAGTGAGGAATTATCTGAAGTGGCAGTTATGGAAGATTCTATAAG AGGAGTGAAGCTTAAACAGCGACAAAATCACGAAAGATTAGCCGTTGGAAAATTCATTCCACTTTCTCTGCCTTGCAAGTATTATTTGGTGCCTACGTCATGGCTTTCAAAGTGGAGAAACTACATCAATGCAAGTGGAAAGAGTGCTTCATTTGTAGAGAAGCCTGAAAATTTGGATGGCGTGATCAATTTTCTGAGGTGTGAAAAG CATTCACGCCTCCTTGAAAGACCTCCTGAGCTGATCTGCAAACGTGGTACGGTGCAGCAGAAGTCCGCT GCAGATGTTTTAACAATCATTTCAGAGAACGACTGGAAGTTTTTCTGTGAAGAGTGGGAAGGTAGTGAGGCATGCGGCATCTCTGCCGTGGTTGAGTCAAGTAGCTGTGTAGGGAATGATATGGATGGATCCTCCAAAGAGAAGACAATGACTGAAGAGGATCTCTGTTCCAATGATGAAGTTAACAATGGGGACTTCAAACAATTTCTACTTAAGACCGATCCTGAG ATATGTGAAGAATGTATAGGAGAACGAGAAAGCTGCGAGCTAATGCAGAAACTAAATTATACTGGAGAGGATATTTGTGTATATTTTTCCCGTGGGAAGGAAgctccaaaatcaattttggaagCCCCCGAGTCTACTGTTGATCCAGATCGCCGAATCTCAAAGCGTGCAAGGAAGACAAATTCAGGGAATTTTGTGAATCTGAAAGTTTCTGGTTCGACATCAGTGTACCAGTTAAAAATGATGATATGGGAATGTTTTGGG GTTGTGAAGGAAAACCAGATACTTCGCAAAGGTAATAGGATAATTGATGGAGAAACTGATACTTTGGCGGACAAGAATATATTTCCTGGAGACAAACTATGGGTAATGGATTCTGAGATTCATGAGCATCGAGATATTGCTG ATGAGCTTTCTGATCCCAAAATGAACGTGCAACATACTGAGGAAGGGTTTCGTGGAACGCTTTTGGCTGCTAATGTTTCATCTGAAGTTGTTTAA
- the LOC120075498 gene encoding ubiquitin carboxyl-terminal hydrolase 26 isoform X2 gives MIWKPVCQGCRLNTKDNPNCFCGLIPPPTGSRKVGLWQKISEIVQALGSDPSKDQRTSPDFPAGLTNLGATCYANSILQCLYMNKCFREGIFSVESDVLKQNPVLDQLVRLFALLHASKMAFVDSFPFIKTLELDNGVQQDSHEFLTLLLSLLEHCLSHSKVSKAKTVVQDLFRGSVSHVTTCSQCGKDSEASSKMEDFYELELNVLGLKSLNESLNDYLSVEELHGDNQYFCESCKSRVNATRSIKLRTLPPVLNFQLKRCVFLPKTTTKKKITSALSFPGVLDMRERLAESSQSESIYDLSAVLIHKGTAVNSGHYIAHIKDEITGQWWEFDDEHVSKLGHHPFGEKSSNANSKSVRTELAVPLGSKEEVNATAEENTSNGVLQQSTESGVPCPTDVFSSNDAYMLMYNLRCTGKATNGVTHCNVNSKEVEGNMVHFQDGLFLPSHLCDEISSLNESYVIACQEYESKKEVELGCINDRRQEVRSILSEAPVHSLEEPFCWISIDWLRQWADKVSPPILDNSPIQCLHGKVPMSKVTSIKRLSMKAWDKLFSKYDGGPKLTNEDICMDCLIAGARNVVCADSYRDRRISMKEIALSALSGNYPNGAYVVSRTWLQQWVKRKILDAPSEADAEPTASIKCPHGQLLPEQAAGAKRVLVPEDLWLLIYEDALAVKPDDPTGVPTFPSDAIQCSLCSEELSEVAVMEDSIRGVKLKQRQNHERLAVGKFIPLSLPCKYYLVPTSWLSKWRNYINASGKSASFVEKPENLDGVINFLRCEKHSRLLERPPELICKRGTVQQKSAADVLTIISENDWKFFCEEWEGSEACGISAVVESSSCVGNDMDGSSKEKTMTEEDLCSNDEVNNGDFKQFLLKTDPEICEECIGERESCELMQKLNYTGEDICVYFSRGKEAPKSILEAPESTVDPDRRISKRARKTNSGNFVNLKVSGSTSVYQLKMMIWECFGVVKENQILRKGNRIIDGETDTLADKNIFPGDKLWVMDSEIHEHRDIADELSDPKMNVQHTEEGFRGTLLAANVSSEVV, from the exons ATGATCTGGAAGCCAGTTTGTCAAGGATGCCGGTTGAATACTAAGGATAACCCAAATTGTTTCTGTGGGCTGATTCCACCTCCTACTGGGAGCCGGAAGGTTGGACTATGGCAAAAGATTTCAGAAATTGTGCAGGCTCTTGGTTCAGATCCTTCCAAGGATCAACGGACTTCTCCCGACTTTCCTGCTGGTCTTACAAATCTTGGTGCAACATGCTATGCCAATAGCATCCTTCAGTGTCTATACATGAACAAGTGCTTCAGGGAAGGCATATTTTCTGTGGAGTCAGATGTTCTTAAACAAAATCCAGTTCTGGATCAGCTTGTACGACTCTTTGCTCTCCTCCATGCCAGTAAAATGGCTTTTGTGGATTCATTCCCTTTCATAAAAACATTGGAGTTAGATAATGGAGTCCAGCAGGATAGTCATGAGTTCCTGACTTTGCTTCTTTCTCTACTGGAGCATTGCTTGAGTCACTCAAAGGTTTCTAAAGCAAAAACTGTCGTTCAAGATCTTTTTCGTGGAAGCGTGTCTCATGTAACTAC GTGCTCACAGTGCGGAAAAGATTCAGAAGCCTCTTCCAAAATGGAGGATTTCTATGAGTTGGAGTTGAATGTTCTGGGcttgaaaagtttaaatgaAAGTTTAAATGATTATCTTAGTGTGGAAGAGCTTCATGGTGATAATCAATACTTTTGTGAGTCATGTAAATCCAGAGTTAATGCCACTCGCAGTATCAAGCTACGTACATTGCCCCCTGTTCTAAATTTTCAGCTTAAGCGATGTGTTTTTCTTCCAAAG ACTAcaacaaagaagaaaatcaCATCTGCACTTTCTTTTCCTGGAGTGTTGGATATGCGGGAGAGGCTAGCTGAGTCTTCTCAGTCTGAATCAATATATGACTTGTCAGCAGTTCTGATTCATAAAGGTACTGCTGTCAACAGTGGCCATTACATAGCTCACATCAAGGATGAAATTACAGGGCAGTGGTGGGAATTTGATGACGAACACGTCTCCAAATTAGGTCATCATCCATTTGGAGAAAAATCATCAAATGCTAATTCTAAATCTGTTAGAACTGAGTTAGCTGTTCCGTTGGGTTCCAAGGAAGAAGTAAATGCTACTGCTGAAGAGAATACATCGAATGGGGTTCTTCAGCAATCAACAGAGTCTGGTGTCCCTTGTCCCACTGATGTCTTTTCATCTAATGATGCCTATATGCTGATGTATAATTTAAGGTGCACGGGGAAGGCCACAAATGGAGTTACTCACTGTAATGTTAATAGTAAAGAAGTAGAAGGCAACATGGTTCATTTCCAGGACGGTCTGTTTCTTCCATCACATCTGTGTGATGAGATAAGTAGTTTAAATGAATCATATGTTATAGCTTGCCAAGAATATGAATCAAAGAAGGAAGTTGAACTGGGTTGTATCAATGATCGGAGACAAGAGGTCCGATCAATTTTGTCTGAAGCCCCTGTTCACTCACTTGAGGAACCTTTTTGTTGGATTTCCATAGACTGGCTTCGCCAATGGGCTGATAAGGTCTCCCCACC CATTCTTGATAATTCACCTATACAGTGTTTGCACGGAAAAGTTCCAATGTCAAAGGTAACCTCCATAAAGAGATTGTCCATGAAGGCTTGGGATAAGCTATTCTCCAAG TATGATGGGGGCCCGAAACTGACGAATGAAGATATCTGTATGGATTGCCTTATTGCTGGTGCTCGAAATGTAGTTTGTGCTGACAGCTACAGAGACCGAAGAATAtcaatgaaagaaattgcattaAGTGCACTTTCGGGCAATTATCCAAATGGAGCATATGTTGTTTCTAGGACATG GTTGCAACAGTGGgttaaaaggaaaattcttGATGCTCCTTCTGAAGCTGATGCTGAACCAACGGCCTCAATCAAGTGTCCTCATGGACAACTTTTGCCAGAGCAAGCTGCTGGAGCTAAGCGAGTGCTGGTTCCAGAAGATCTCTGGCTTCTCATATATGAAGATGCATTAGCTGTAAAACCTGATGATCCTACAGGGGTTCCAACTTTTCCCTCAGATGCAATACAATGTTCTCTGTGCAGTGAGGAATTATCTGAAGTGGCAGTTATGGAAGATTCTATAAG AGGAGTGAAGCTTAAACAGCGACAAAATCACGAAAGATTAGCCGTTGGAAAATTCATTCCACTTTCTCTGCCTTGCAAGTATTATTTGGTGCCTACGTCATGGCTTTCAAAGTGGAGAAACTACATCAATGCAAGTGGAAAGAGTGCTTCATTTGTAGAGAAGCCTGAAAATTTGGATGGCGTGATCAATTTTCTGAGGTGTGAAAAG CATTCACGCCTCCTTGAAAGACCTCCTGAGCTGATCTGCAAACGTGGTACGGTGCAGCAGAAGTCCGCT GCAGATGTTTTAACAATCATTTCAGAGAACGACTGGAAGTTTTTCTGTGAAGAGTGGGAAGGTAGTGAGGCATGCGGCATCTCTGCCGTGGTTGAGTCAAGTAGCTGTGTAGGGAATGATATGGATGGATCCTCCAAAGAGAAGACAATGACTGAAGAGGATCTCTGTTCCAATGATGAAGTTAACAATGGGGACTTCAAACAATTTCTACTTAAGACCGATCCTGAG ATATGTGAAGAATGTATAGGAGAACGAGAAAGCTGCGAGCTAATGCAGAAACTAAATTATACTGGAGAGGATATTTGTGTATATTTTTCCCGTGGGAAGGAAgctccaaaatcaattttggaagCCCCCGAGTCTACTGTTGATCCAGATCGCCGAATCTCAAAGCGTGCAAGGAAGACAAATTCAGGGAATTTTGTGAATCTGAAAGTTTCTGGTTCGACATCAGTGTACCAGTTAAAAATGATGATATGGGAATGTTTTGGG GTTGTGAAGGAAAACCAGATACTTCGCAAAGGTAATAGGATAATTGATGGAGAAACTGATACTTTGGCGGACAAGAATATATTTCCTGGAGACAAACTATGGGTAATGGATTCTGAGATTCATGAGCATCGAGATATTGCTG ATGAGCTTTCTGATCCCAAAATGAACGTGCAACATACTGAGGAAGGGTTTCGTGGAACGCTTTTGGCTGCTAATGTTTCATCTGAAGTTGTTTAA